A stretch of DNA from Cryptomeria japonica chromosome 4, Sugi_1.0, whole genome shotgun sequence:
AGACCTTTGTTGCATAAACAATATAATTTGCTAGATGGCCTATCAATGGCCACATCTACTACACAAATATATGCAAAATAGTAAACCAAAGATTTCCTTGATTGACTTCCACAACTCTTCAATATATCCATATCACACCAAGATGTAACTGCTAGTATAAATACATATTATTCATATTATTACTATTATCATTTGATAGAAATTGAGATAGATACTCCCCGCAGTAACCTTGTTTCTATCTTGATCCTTAGTTATAATTTTATTATCTTGGATGCTAACAATGTGACAGTTATCTTCTAAATGAAAGAATGCATGATCGCATTTGAAACGGACATCACCTCTGAAACTTCAAATTTCAAATGAACTTCAgtcaaaatgatttatcaaatagaAAATTGAACTATTTGATTTGACGCGACGAAAAATATTTCCTACGAGTTCTTCCTACGGGGCAGCCCTTTAAACACCTTTAAACGAAAATGACAGGAGGAGAGAATTGGTTATTGAGTCCGTTTCTGACTTGGGATGTGTCGAACGAAACTTAGTGACCTTTGGTACTTAGTGACCTTTGGTATTAATATTCATGATCCTACCATGTCACACCTTTGGTACTTAGTGACCCCACTTGTGAATTCCCCTTGTGTATTTTATTATGTATCCCTCCCTTCCCatatatctttatctctttatctacATCTATCTGTCTACATCTTCCTCTCTTGCTCTATCTtaatctctacctctatctctagacatgtccacctctctctctccatccatcttgctccctctctctccctattgcaaacctAACATGAGCCTGTTGATAATGGATGCATAGCTGATTCGAGCTATCACTTCTCTATTAAGACCTTTGTTGCATAAACAATATAATTTGCTAGATGGCCTATCAATGGCCACATCTACTACACAAATATATGCAAAATAGTAAACCAAAGATTTCCTTGATTGACTTCCACAACTTCCCGTCATGGCGAACGAAGATTCAATTTCACGTGGGACAAATGGTAGACACCCGAAACGTGATCGCAGGACACGTTAAAGATATCTTTGCAGCTTTAATTTCATGTTCGCATTAAATGAAAACGCACCCGGACTTACCATTTGAccgtatttttaaaataaataaaaattaaaatataattaacttTTTTAGGAAGACCGGCAAAGTTGCATGTCGTCACGAAAATGACTAGTCAAACCAGGTCGGCAACTTTCCATTCGACCCACGTGAAAATGAATCCGGACTAGTTAACGTGTTGTAACAACCCTTCCCTTTGGAGTTCGTCATTATTTGAAGATTCATTTGGTCCACTgtatttttgcattgtctgttaccagaatttatatcatatttatttattaattaaaaatctgaatataaaagatatttttattttcaattattaatataataaataaaattctaCATTTTTTCGgtgaaaaattaaatgaaataatttaacCCAATTCAATTGTACTACCCTCAAAAGTTCAACCACTTCAACAAATCTTAGCTacaagatttccacaatccattcaaatcttCTATGTAGCTCCTAGATTAGATTGTGTGAGCAATTTGTAACCATGAATCTTTGGAATCACAATCAGAATGCAAGAGaacttaagataattaaataaaattatatattatttttattattgaacaaattatatatcatatattatatcaCTGATAATATAagataattaatttataattatgttAATATATGTTATAATAGAAATCGGTCCCTCCATATGTTAAATATCTTAAGCCCCTTGTACAATCCAGTTCCAAGTCATCTAGATTCCAGATAGACAAGTTCTTCATGAACTTTTCCTAAGCACATTCTCACAGAGCCAAATCACAATATTTCATGTAGAATCATTGTTTTGCAGCTACTGAGTTGATTACTTTCCTGTTCAAAATGTTGATGAAGCTTTCAGCCACCAGTTCTCCCAGTCGGAGAGTTATTATGTTTGTGCCTTCTGCCACTTTTTGTGTGTTTTTCTATGGAGTGGCTTTGCTGATTAGTAGCCGATGTGGGCTTTCACAAGAAGCCGGCATACTCTTACAAATAAAAGAATCTCTGGAGGGTGGCGGAGGTACAGATTTTCTAGCAGACTGGTCCAACTCCTCGGCTTCATCTGATTTCTGTAAATGGCAAGGCGTCAAGTGCATCTCAACATCAACATCCAGTAACGTTATATCACTCGCTCTGCCCAGCCGGAACCTATCCGGTCATCTTTCTTCTATGATTGGGAAGCTCAGCCGGTTGGAGGAGCTCGACCTTTCCGGCAACAGACTACATGGACACGTTCCTCCTGAATTGGGGAACTGCACACGCCTTCAGACGCTCCGTCTCTCAAATAACTTTTTCAGTGGTGTTATCCCGTTGACTCTAGTCAACTGCAGCCTACTTACTTTCCTTGATCTGAGTTCAGATAATATATCTGGTTTTATTATTCCACAGCTGGGGGAGTTGTCAAATTTGTCCGAGCTTCTTTTATATGCTAACAATCTCTCTGGAGCAGTGCCTGCATCTCTTGGTAAGCTTGCAAGTCTTCAGGTTTTAAGAGTAGGCTTAAACAGCTTTACTAGTTTCTTACCACCTGAAATTGGCAACTGCACAAAGCTTACGTCTATAGGCTTTGCCTCCTGCAATCTGAAAGGCACAATCCCATGGGAAATTGGTAAATTACAAAGGCTGGAAATGCTAAATCTCTATGATAACCAACTGACTGGTTTTATCCCTTCAAGCATTGGGAATTGCAGGGCTCTGCAAAAGTTTGTTATTtataaaaacaacatacaaggtcCCATTCCAAGGGAGTTTGGTCTTCTCCGGCGCCTCCAATTTCTATGGGTGTACAAGAATCTTCTTTCAGGCGATCTTCCTGCTGAATTGGGCAACATGTCAATGCTTCAAGAGATAGACGCATCTTCCAACGATCTCGTTGGAAGATTGCCAGAGGAAGTCGGTGGGTTGAAAAGTTTGAGTTTTCTAAGCCTTGCCTATAATAATCTTTCTGGCACGGTTCCTGCATCCTTGGGAAATCTTACAAGCTTAAAAATATTAGATTTGGGAGAAAATCGATTCAGCGGCACATTGCCGGATGGAATTGGTTTCCTACCAAATCTTACAGAGCTGTACATCAGCAGAAACATATTGGAAGGTCAGTTGCCTGCAGCCCTGGGAACTTTCAGCGATCTGGAGATCTTGGATGCGTATTCCAATCGTCTAAGCGGAGAATATCCTCCTGGACTATGTAGGTCTAAGCATTTAAAAACTCTCAATGTTTATGGCAATTTTCTCGTAGGAAATATTACCTTGCTTTTGAACGATTGTGTTCCACTGATAAGAGTTAGGCTGCAAAATAACCAGTTCACGGGTCACATTCCTTCAGATATCTCGAAACTGTCAGCTCTGTATTACCTGGAGCTGTCCTTCAACAGCATTCATGGAGAAATACCTGCCGAGCTGGGTCAACTTGAGAACCTCACTTATCTTATTCTTTCAGGGGACAACTTAACTGGAGCTATTCCTCCTCAAATTGGGGATCTCACAAACCTGGGTAGGCTCAATTTGAGTAACAACAAGCTTAGCGGAAATATTCCTTCCCAAGTCAGAACTCTCATGAATTTAGAAGATTTGGATCTTAGTCGGAACTCACTTGACGGTTCTATTCCTCAAAACCTAGGCAACATTTTTTCCGACCTGTTCATCTTAAAGTTAAGCTCCAACAATTTGAGTGGAAATATCCCGGCATCTCTGGGAGATTGCTCGAGTTTGATAGAGTTAGACCTGTCTCGAAACCAACTTGAGGGACCGATTCCAAGGGAAATAGGAAAGCTAGTGAATCTGCAAACTGCGCTGGATCTCAGTTGGAACAGGCTATCTGGTTCTCTTCCACCGGAGATTGGAAATCTGGTGGTGCTTGAATCATTGGACGTCTCCTACAACCAACTATCTGGTCAGATTCCTCCTGCTTTCTCAGGCTTGAAACTTCTTTCCAAATTCAATTTTTCATTCAATCGATTCACGGGGCGAATTCCTGCTCTGAAAGCTTTCGCTGGGGGCGCCACAAGCTCCTTTGATGGTAACGATGCTCTGTGCGGCCCACCCACTCCCAATTCCTGCTTGGAAACCAGAAATAGTATTAGTAATAACAAGAGCGAGGGGACAGGCAGCATGGTTGGAATTGTTATTGCCGGGGTCGCTGCTATTACGCTTGTCATAATAGGACGTGTGTATTAACGGAGCAGGAGCCAGGTAGCTGCACAAGGTGAAGAACTAAAGAAAGAGGAGGATATGCTTAGTGGATCATTCCCCGAAGCTGAGGTAGATATTGGCGGAGCTTATAAACACAGGATTTCATATCAAGAAATTTTGACCGCGACGGAGGAATTCAGTGATAATATCTAATCGGCTCTGGCAGCTTTGGCAGAGTGTACAAGGTTCTTCTGAGAGAAGCTGAGAAAAGCTTGGCAATTGCTGCAAAGGTCTTGAGATTGCAAGAGGAAGGGAAAAGTAGTTTGATACGCGAGATAGAAGCTCTCAAGTTCGTCCGCCACAGAAACATTGTAGGTTTTCTTGGGTTCGTGTATGGGAGCAGCATCAACATGGACGTTCTGCTCTTCGAATACATGGCAAAGGGTTCCTTAGGGGAAGCATTAAAATCACAAAACTTGGGGTGGAAGATTCGATTGAACATAGCTTTGGGAGTGGCCCAGGCTCTGAAATATTTACATCACGACTGCACACCTCAAATTGTACACCGCGACCTGAAATCGGCAAATATTTTGCTGGACGATGAGTACGTAGCACATGTGGCAGACTTCGGCCTTGCAAAATTGATCTATTCAGATGGCCAAAGCACTAGCTCCTCCGTTTATGTTGGCAGTCATGGCTATATGGCTCCAGGTCCATACATTTTTTTTACATGGATTTATCTCTATGGTTTGTGGGGTTTTCTTCTTTTTATAAATTCGTGGGTCTTTAATGTTAATAAAAATTTGTGGGTTATTTTGTTGTAGAATGCGGTTATGGAGTTAGGTCTTCCCCGAAGCAAGATGTGTTCAGCTTTGGAGTTGTACTGTTGGAGCTTGTTACTGGCAAAGCAGCCGTCGTGGATGCGGAAGGAGGAGAGGAGAAAGCAGAGGTTTGGCTGAATGGGTTGCTATGATTAAAAAGAATAAGGGCAACGTTGTCCTGGATTTAATAGATCCAGAGCTGCTAAATGATTACGAAAAATGgggagaagaaattgagaaagtgaTAGAGATTTCCCTCCTCTGCACTCGATCGTCTCCAAGAGAGAGGCCATCCATGCGAACAGTAGTGAACTCGCTTTCTTCTCCTTCCCCAATGCTACTGGAATATGCCTCTGTCTAAatagttaaaaaaatatattaaaaaaatattaaatgaaaagggtgatcccacaatagtacatcccatttttgcatcaaagtggaacattgaaatcaacactTTTTAGACCAAAATTTCGCTttgaaataaatactaaatattttttaaattgatttgattATGTAAAAATGTTAAGACATTTAGAAAAAGAAAGTAaaactattaaaaatatatatttaaaatattctaaacttTCTTAAATAATCATTTTAAAGTAAGCTTGTTTAACTCATTTATAAAGATAAGTACATTTATTTAAGGTGGTGAAATATATATATCTAACTCTtattgttaattaatttaaattttataatactatttttctaattaatatatATGCCATGCCATGTCATGAGGTCTAGAGGACAtaacaaccaagaacatgaaaatacaatttttttttataatttaatataacatATACAAATGGTAAAGATACATTTAACAAGATACATAATGATTCAACTATCAAATGTCCTCAAGACCCCATAACGATGATACACAAGGTTATACATCATCTGAAATAATTACAAGGAACTACTaaacaaattaaaatataaacattaCATGGATACAATATTCTCATTACATTGCTTGAGAATTTACATAAAAATTCATACACATAATGATGGATCATCAATACATAAATCTCCAAAAGTCCCATGCAGAGATGAATACATGAATCTGATACAATAATTGTAGTCTTCaaatcttctttgagccaacatgaACATCAAGATGAAAGAGCCAAACTCAATGGGCGTGaaaagcactccacccaaccatgtggcaccaaaaccgtccaccccctgtgctaggaggtaCTAGACAGATCCACTAAGCGAAAGAAAGACATACACGGGTACCAACATGGCTCACAGGAAAATCAACATTATAATACCATCAAGGAATCAATTAAACTAACCATGTAGAGGCTCACAAGAGAACACCACAAATACAAATGAATAGCAACAAAACATCAGAGGCTCAAACACAATCACAAAGGGCAACAAGCATGAGATAACCAAccacttccataaaatcaacaacacacataaggATAAAGATGTGGGTTACCACTAGGTtgcaagggaagagtgtcatcactaggacgTCATGGGTTACCTTGGTAGatcttcactaggtcccgacccccatcctgggttaccctagtAACCTCTACCAACCCTCGACCCCCATACATTCACTAGTGGACTACACCAACCTATCGAggagacaagattggtggaagccattccaaGCCCTTCtctagggtatgtgcaggatcatggtgtgccaaaataggcccttaagtggaaATGAAGTTTTAGataatcagagttatgcaacttgacatgaaaatttgaataagttgtgaacattatttttaaaatatgtaaaacgagaatatatagaaaattgaatgtagtttctaagccaatagttgttttttggaaaaaataaatcctatttgatgaaaatttcaaatttcaatgcagtggtactaaaattttaggaaaaaaaaagaagtagatgtatgtctgaccaccctaatcacaatcaaatcataatattttttttataatatttataatataagtattagactcatgttcggatgtgacacatattttaaaatttttttttataaagtaaataattatttatgaatttttcactacaacttttcagaaatttagaaactcctacgtctgaccaccttaacttggtcaaaaccttatgaattttttttaaaaaaaatttccctatagtagacgaagcataggatgtgacacatgtttcggattcaaaaaatgttatactgtttgaaagttatgagtgcttttcaatcagtatatcaatcaggactattgttagaattcaattagaaaataaataattattatttattaaagtcgaaataagacaagccttgtattgttggaaagttgggaacgtccttaaaaaacacttttcgttttatcaattttagctacaaaaaaagtcgtcagccaccaatgtaaagtttggaaaatcaaggaatactaaaaaacacattttttcagttgactttccaggcttgtcacttccaagccaaataccaaagcattcccgagctaaaatttgaaatttgaaaatttgactacaaaaatcggatatccgattttaatatataaatttgtggtccccaaaaaatttcccattgctgccttttatttactgaactgccacattaatggtgatggcagaaatcagatatccgataaaatttgatattggattttattagtcatattttagagagagggagagagaaggagagggagagagggagaaagagagaggaggagagtgagagagacagagagaggggagagggagagaaagggagagagagagattaggggagagagagagagggagagagagagagagagagggtgagagagagagagagagagagagagattaggggggagagagagagagagagagaaagagagagattaggggagagggagagagagagggagagagagggagagagagatattaggggagagagagagagattagagatTAGGGGTgacagagagagagaaagagagagaggaggagagggagagagagagagagagaggagagagagagagagagagagaggggagagagagagaggaggggagtggggggagagagagagagggagggagggggagggatagagagagcttaggggagagagagagatggggagggggaagggagagatgggtagggggagggagagagagagagagagagagagagagaggggggagggaaggtagagagagataaagagattagcaaagagagagagagagatggggagggggaagggagagagagataaagagagattaggggagagagagataaatagagagattaagggagagggatagagagagattaggggagagggagagagagagagagagagagagagagagagagagagagagagagagaaggagagggagagggagagagattaagggaaagagagagattaggggagagggggagagagagagattaagacatcataggacatcatgaacccttatgacattaagacatcatgaacccttacgagattaggggagagagagagagattaagacatcatgaacccttatgaccacttaagacaccatatgacccctaatgacaccatattgggtcgctttcggtcatattatgtcctaaggggtcatattgtgtcctaaagggtcctatggtgtcccaagacaccatatgacccctatggacaccatatgacccctaacaacaccataggaccccttaagacaccaaatcatgtcattaggggtcatattgtgtcttacgaccccttaggacatcatatgacccctatggacaccatatgacccctaacgacaccatatgacccctaacgacaccataggacccttgaagacaccaaatcatgtcgttaggggtcatatggtgttgttcgTAAGGggccgtaagacataatatgacccctaacgacatgatttggtgtcttaagaggtcctatggtgtcgttagggatcatatggtgtccataggggtcatatggtgtcttcggacaccataggaccccttatatgaccccttaggacacaatattacccaaagtgacccaatatggtgtcattaggggtcatatggtgtcctaagaggtcataagggttcatgatgtcttaatctctctctctctctcccctaatctcataagggttcatgatgtcttaatgtcataagggttcatgatgtcctatggtgtcttaatctctctctctccccctctcccctaatctctctctccctctccctctccttctctccttctctctctctctcccctaatctctctctatccctctcccctaatctctccatctatctctctctcccctaatctctctctatccctctctcctaatctctccatctatctctctctcccctaatctctctctatctctctctctctctcccttccccctccccatctctctccctctgtctctctatctctatgtctctctctcccctaatctctctctctctctctctctctctctctctctctctctctctctctcctctaaaatatgactaataaaatccgatatccaatttaatcggatattggatttttgccatgtggcagtttactaaataaacCATAGGCCACCATAGGAGTAGGAACAAAGGAAGAAAATCCTTATTTGATTATTCTCCCATAGGGTAACTAGCCCTCAACAcacaaccaaagacaatttgtaGCTACCAATAAAAATCTAACTCCGTAGTGAATTCCATCTCCCATGATAAAATGTGTAGCCACAAAAACCCCAAAGACTTCAACTAACCCCCACAAAGTACTATCCAACTCAAAAGAAGACATAAtagagagagattatgtatgcaGAGAGAGCTCCACTAAAGGTGCAAAGGATGTCACAACCTCGAAGGTAGAGCCAATGTCATAGGTATCGAGGTagagaaaataaattaaactaaaccCATCCCCAAACCTTTAAAATTTGAATCCCCCATAGCATCAACCCAAGGAGAGTAATGCATAAATCCCCACACCCTTGTACCAAGAAAATAAACCAACACTAGAATCCATACAGAGAGGAGGGACTACCATCATATATCCACAAGAATACGGCCTAAAGGCAACCCAAATCTTAAAAACCAACCACCAAACACAACATAGGAAACAACCACTTTGAAGAGGAGCACCATGGGATGAAGATGATGAGAATTTCCTACACATTCCAACTAAAGACATCCTTTGTAGAATCCAACACAAACAACAAGTAAATGGAAGTAGAGGGGAATGAGACAGAGGGGACAAAATCCTAGCCATAGAAAGGACTCCCTGCAAGGAACCCCAACAACACCCAGAACCTCAATAAAAGTGCTATCATAGACCTAGGTCATCTACAAAGCACAATGACTCAAGGACCAAAAAATTATATTCAAGGGCCATGAAATAGAAAATAGGGCAAGGATACCCCAAATAGGTCAAAACCATAGGAAGCATACCACCACAAAGACATAGACCAATGTAAAGAAGCCTTAAAGGGCATCCACTAAGGCCACAAAAAAGGAGAAGAGAAACATAATGCAACACCCCAAAATGAGTAGGAGTAAGGATGAAATAAAAAATTTTCCATCTTCACTCCACTTAGAAGCCCAAACTGAGAGTAGGGTAGAAGCTCCATGCTTAGTCCATTCATTAACAATGGACATAGCCACTAAAATCCCCCAACAATTATCTTTTGTATCCTCCCCTTCATCCCCTACATCTTCCCCTACAACACCCTCACCTTTCGAAACCCTAACACCACTCTCacattcatcatcatcataatgATGTTGTAGTGTTGATTCACTAGATAGTTTAGTTTTTCAATTGATTAGTATTTTAAAATCTAATATACATTTATAAACTAATCCAAACTATTTATTACTTTTAAAATTTATGAACTAGTAATAAATAGATATTTTCAAGCATAAAACCTAACTTTATAAAGTCCAATTATGagatataattttaaatataatcttattttattcaaatatttaaGTACTTTAAAACGAAAAAGGAA
This window harbors:
- the LOC131037777 gene encoding probable leucine-rich repeat receptor-like protein kinase At5g63930, with protein sequence MLMKLSATSSPSRRVIMFVPSATFCVFFYGVALLISSRCGLSQEAGILLQIKESLEGGGGTDFLADWSNSSASSDFCKWQGVKCISTSTSSNVISLALPSRNLSGHLSSMIGKLSRLEELDLSGNRLHGHVPPELGNCTRLQTLRLSNNFFSGVIPLTLVNCSLLTFLDLSSDNISGFIIPQLGELSNLSELLLYANNLSGAVPASLGKLASLQVLRVGLNSFTSFLPPEIGNCTKLTSIGFASCNLKGTIPWEIGKLQRLEMLNLYDNQLTGFIPSSIGNCRALQKFVIYKNNIQGPIPREFGLLRRLQFLWVYKNLLSGDLPAELGNMSMLQEIDASSNDLVGRLPEEVGGLKSLSFLSLAYNNLSGTVPASLGNLTSLKILDLGENRFSGTLPDGIGFLPNLTELYISRNILEGQLPAALGTFSDLEILDAYSNRLSGEYPPGLCRSKHLKTLNVYGNFLVGNITLLLNDCVPLIRVRLQNNQFTGHIPSDISKLSALYYLELSFNSIHGEIPAELGQLENLTYLILSGDNLTGAIPPQIGDLTNLGRLNLSNNKLSGNIPSQVRTLMNLEDLDLSRNSLDGSIPQNLGNIFSDLFILKLSSNNLSGNIPASLGDCSSLIELDLSRNQLEGPIPREIGKLVNLQTALDLSWNRLSGSLPPEIGNLVVLESLDVSYNQLSGQIPPAFSGLKLLSKFNFSFNRFTGRIPALKAFAGGATSSFDGNDALCGPPTPNSCLETRNSISNNKSEGTGSMVGIVIAGVAAITLVIIGRVVYKVLLREAEKSLAIAAKVLRLQEEGKSSLIREIEALKFVRHRNIVGFLGFVYGSSINMDVLLFEYMAKGSLGEALKSQNLGWKIRLNIALGVAQALKYLHHDCTPQIVHRDLKSANILLDDEYVAHVADFGLAKLIYSDGQSTSSSVYVGSHGYMAPECGYGVRSSPKQDVFSFGVVLLELVTGKAAVVDAEGGEEKAEVWLNGLL